From one Enterococcus sp. DIV2402 genomic stretch:
- a CDS encoding septation ring formation regulator EzrA encodes MGSNLIIGIVIAIIVVAAGLYGAGFYMRKKNQEKLDQLEKRKESLFDLPIIEEIDEIKKMHLVGQSQNTFRDWNQKWADISTRSFSELEGQIFEVENLNETFRFFKAQAAVSEAEATMNIMEQEVQRIRDGLKELRESEERNSLQVQKALDVYEELKQKLRENGEAFGPAYPEVQKQIKSIENEFTQFVTLNTSGDPVEAREVLASAEKNTYEVEDLMNRVPVVFEELNKVFPSQLKEISDSYKKMINDHYVFPEENFQGDIQRVERRVENSLEDLTKVEVEVVEIANRTTAEEIDGLYDVLEREIEARRYVMKNAKVLTDYIEHATRNNRQLLIELDHTSQSYALNHNELGRARGFQTEIEEIARRNENIAPQLDKNEIPYSELQNFYKDAFKILDDVESQQVEIDDALRELRKGEKIAQDKIDTFEFKLRNLKRFVEKQRLPGLPGEYLEFFFMATDRIEELSKALNKIRVDMEEVNKLVAICEEDLELLDERTHDLVDAAALTEQMMQYANRYRHSHPEVKASIDRSLELFTNEYRYQDALDEIGTALERVEPGAFKRIEDFYFNNRDLV; translated from the coding sequence ATGGGAAGTAATTTAATCATTGGAATCGTCATTGCCATCATCGTTGTCGCAGCAGGTTTGTATGGAGCCGGTTTCTACATGCGGAAAAAGAATCAAGAAAAACTCGATCAGTTAGAAAAACGGAAAGAGTCCTTATTCGATTTACCGATTATTGAAGAAATCGACGAAATCAAAAAAATGCATTTAGTCGGCCAAAGTCAAAATACTTTTAGAGATTGGAACCAAAAATGGGCAGATATTTCAACACGTTCATTTTCAGAATTAGAGGGACAAATCTTTGAAGTAGAGAACTTGAACGAGACCTTCCGATTTTTTAAAGCACAAGCAGCCGTGTCAGAAGCAGAAGCAACCATGAACATTATGGAACAGGAAGTCCAACGTATCCGTGATGGGTTAAAAGAACTACGTGAGAGTGAAGAACGAAACTCTTTACAAGTTCAAAAAGCCCTAGATGTGTACGAAGAGTTAAAACAAAAACTTCGTGAGAACGGCGAAGCATTTGGTCCTGCTTATCCAGAAGTTCAAAAACAAATCAAAAGCATCGAAAATGAGTTCACGCAATTTGTGACATTAAATACGTCAGGAGATCCTGTAGAGGCCCGTGAAGTATTAGCGTCAGCCGAAAAGAATACGTATGAAGTAGAAGACTTAATGAATCGGGTACCAGTCGTTTTTGAAGAGCTGAACAAAGTATTCCCTTCACAACTGAAGGAAATTTCAGACAGCTACAAAAAAATGATTAACGACCACTATGTTTTCCCAGAAGAAAACTTCCAAGGAGACATCCAACGTGTCGAAAGACGAGTGGAAAATTCATTAGAAGACTTAACAAAAGTTGAAGTAGAAGTTGTTGAAATTGCCAATCGTACAACAGCAGAAGAAATTGATGGTCTATACGATGTATTAGAACGTGAAATCGAAGCAAGAAGATATGTGATGAAGAATGCTAAAGTTCTTACAGATTATATCGAACATGCTACTCGAAATAACCGTCAATTATTAATCGAATTAGATCATACTTCTCAAAGCTATGCGTTAAATCATAATGAATTAGGTCGTGCTCGTGGTTTCCAAACAGAAATCGAAGAAATTGCTCGACGCAATGAAAACATTGCGCCACAATTGGACAAAAACGAGATTCCTTATTCAGAACTACAAAACTTCTACAAAGATGCGTTTAAAATCTTAGATGACGTAGAAAGTCAACAAGTTGAAATTGATGATGCTCTTCGTGAATTACGTAAAGGCGAAAAAATTGCACAGGATAAAATCGACACATTCGAATTTAAATTGCGCAACTTAAAACGTTTTGTTGAAAAACAACGTCTGCCAGGTTTACCAGGAGAATATTTAGAATTCTTCTTCATGGCAACGGATCGTATTGAAGAATTATCAAAAGCGTTGAACAAAATTCGTGTGGATATGGAAGAAGTTAATAAATTAGTTGCTATCTGTGAAGAAGACTTAGAATTGCTTGATGAACGTACGCATGACTTAGTCGATGCTGCAGCCTTAACGGAACAAATGATGCAATACGCAAATCGTTATCGTCATTCACATCCTGAAGTAAAAGCTTCTATCGATCGTTCATTAGAATTATTTACGAACGAATATCGTTACCAAGATGCCTTGGATGAAATTGGCACGGCTTTAGAACGTGTTGAACCAGGCGCTTTCAAACGAATTGAAGATTTTTATTTCAACAATCGAGATTTAGTTTAA
- a CDS encoding redox-sensing transcriptional repressor Rex, with product MKEYKNKKLPRATAKRLPLYLRNLKILETTGVTRIKSKDFSEITQVPAATIRRDFSYLGELGRSGYGYDVSYLIDVFSDILAADDEKRIALVGFGNLGKALAKNNFRRNDNLEITCVFDNNPELIGTTVDGFYIYGMDEFKTITEKNGVTVAISTVPSQHSQEAIDTIVEAGITAILNFAPDRVTVPKNVNMRYIDLTTELLTLIFFDSHYQNRPLVVTS from the coding sequence GTGAAAGAGTATAAAAATAAAAAATTACCGCGCGCCACAGCAAAGCGTCTACCGTTGTATTTACGTAATTTAAAAATACTTGAGACAACTGGAGTTACTCGCATTAAATCAAAAGATTTCTCAGAAATTACACAGGTTCCTGCAGCGACAATTCGTCGTGATTTTTCTTATTTAGGAGAGTTAGGAAGAAGTGGTTATGGGTATGATGTTTCTTATCTAATTGATGTATTTAGTGATATTTTAGCAGCAGATGATGAAAAGCGAATTGCTTTAGTTGGTTTTGGAAATTTAGGAAAAGCTTTGGCTAAGAATAACTTTCGTCGCAATGATAATCTTGAAATCACATGTGTATTTGATAACAATCCTGAACTAATTGGTACAACAGTTGATGGTTTCTATATTTATGGAATGGATGAATTTAAGACAATTACTGAAAAAAATGGAGTGACGGTTGCTATTTCAACCGTTCCAAGTCAACATTCACAAGAAGCAATCGATACGATTGTTGAAGCAGGTATTACCGCTATTTTAAACTTCGCACCCGATCGCGTAACGGTGCCTAAAAATGTTAATATGCGCTATATTGACTTAACGACTGAGTTATTAACATTAATTTTCTTTGATAGCCATTATCAAAATCGTCCGTTAGTGGTAACTTCATAG
- a CDS encoding cysteine desulfurase family protein, translated as MIYFDNSATTPIFPQALDTYLKTSQRIIGNPSSLHDLGNQANRLLQQARKQIADQLNVSPKEIFFTSGGTEGDNWVLKGTAIEKRDFGNHLIISSIEHPAVSETAAQLKELGFELSIAPVTPEGFVDVAALEKLIRKETILVSVMAVNNEIGSIQPIQEISTVLENYPKIHFHVDAVQAITKVEQNQWFTPRIDFATFSAHKFHGPRGVGFIYWREGRKLAPLMNGGGQESNHRSGTENVPAIVAMARALRLAFEKKVEKPEHVARLKGYLLEALHSYEKVTVFSKEIDFAPHIICFSLKDIRGEVLVHALEEKQIYTSTTSACSSKKHLASSTLHAMNVPSSLATSAIRISLDESNTMAEVEQFLIVFNQLYQKFSKIN; from the coding sequence ATGATTTATTTTGATAATAGTGCCACCACTCCGATTTTCCCTCAAGCATTAGATACATATTTAAAAACAAGCCAGCGAATTATCGGTAATCCATCAAGTTTGCATGATTTAGGGAACCAAGCCAACCGTTTACTGCAACAGGCCCGCAAACAAATTGCCGACCAGCTGAATGTGTCACCCAAAGAAATCTTTTTTACAAGTGGCGGAACAGAAGGAGACAACTGGGTTTTAAAAGGCACAGCTATTGAAAAAAGAGACTTTGGAAATCATTTGATTATTTCAAGTATTGAACATCCTGCGGTGAGTGAAACTGCTGCGCAATTGAAGGAACTGGGATTTGAGTTAAGTATTGCTCCAGTTACGCCAGAAGGTTTTGTTGATGTGGCAGCGTTAGAAAAATTAATTCGTAAAGAAACAATTTTAGTGTCTGTGATGGCTGTCAATAATGAAATTGGCTCAATCCAACCAATTCAAGAAATTAGTACAGTTTTAGAAAACTATCCTAAAATCCATTTCCATGTTGATGCTGTGCAAGCAATTACAAAAGTTGAGCAAAATCAATGGTTTACACCCCGTATCGATTTTGCGACTTTTTCTGCGCATAAATTTCATGGACCTCGTGGTGTCGGTTTTATTTACTGGCGTGAAGGCCGCAAGTTAGCTCCTTTAATGAACGGTGGCGGACAGGAAAGTAATCATCGTAGTGGGACTGAAAATGTTCCAGCAATTGTTGCAATGGCACGAGCATTGCGTTTAGCATTTGAGAAAAAAGTTGAAAAACCAGAACATGTTGCGCGTTTAAAAGGTTATTTATTAGAGGCGTTGCACTCGTATGAAAAAGTAACGGTCTTTTCAAAAGAGATAGACTTCGCCCCGCATATTATTTGTTTTTCATTGAAAGACATCCGTGGGGAAGTTTTAGTTCATGCCTTAGAAGAAAAGCAAATTTATACATCAACCACCAGTGCTTGTTCAAGTAAAAAACATCTAGCTTCCAGCACGCTTCACGCAATGAATGTTCCTAGTTCATTAGCCACTTCAGCGATTCGTATTAGTTTAGATGAAAGCAATACAATGGCAGAAGTGGAACAGTTTTTAATTGTATTTAATCAACTGTATCAAAAATTTTCAAAAATTAATTAA
- the thiI gene encoding tRNA uracil 4-sulfurtransferase ThiI, which yields MKYTEIMVRYGELSTKGKNRHVFIARLASNVKKALIDFPHVRVHADRDRMHLLLNGEDSDIIIPKLQKVFGIQNFSPSIRVEKDVEVIKAMAQDMMREVYTGKETFKITAKRSDHDFIQTSGELNLTLGNAVIDVFPEIKAQMKNPDINLRVEIRRDGAYLSYETIQGAGGLPVGTGGKGMLMLSGGIDSPVAGYFAMKRGVEIEAVHFASPPYTSEQALQKAKDLTAKLAPYAGSIHFIEVPFTEVQEEIKKKVPQGYWMTITRRMMLRLTDAVRELRKGLIILNGESLGQVASQTLQSMVAINEVSNTPIIRPVATMDKLEIIEVAQQIDTFELAIQPFEDCCTIFAPPQPKTRPRLDKVHHYEERLDIEGMMERALAGLKVEEITPESAEQADEFTDFL from the coding sequence GTGAAATATACAGAAATTATGGTTCGTTATGGCGAACTTTCAACTAAAGGAAAAAACCGTCATGTTTTTATCGCGCGTTTAGCATCGAACGTAAAAAAAGCATTAATTGACTTTCCTCATGTCCGCGTGCATGCTGATCGTGATCGTATGCATTTACTTTTAAACGGCGAAGATAGTGATATTATTATCCCTAAATTACAAAAAGTATTTGGGATTCAAAATTTTTCGCCAAGTATTCGTGTTGAAAAAGATGTCGAAGTGATAAAAGCGATGGCACAAGATATGATGCGTGAAGTTTATACAGGAAAAGAAACGTTTAAAATCACCGCTAAACGTAGTGATCATGACTTCATCCAAACAAGTGGAGAATTGAATTTAACGCTAGGAAATGCAGTTATTGATGTTTTCCCAGAGATTAAAGCCCAAATGAAAAATCCTGATATCAATTTACGAGTGGAAATTCGTCGGGACGGTGCTTATTTATCATATGAAACGATTCAAGGTGCTGGCGGTTTACCTGTGGGTACAGGTGGTAAAGGTATGTTAATGTTATCTGGAGGAATTGATTCACCAGTTGCTGGTTATTTTGCCATGAAACGTGGTGTTGAAATCGAAGCTGTTCATTTTGCAAGTCCACCATATACGAGTGAGCAAGCATTACAAAAAGCCAAAGATTTAACTGCTAAACTCGCGCCTTATGCAGGTAGTATTCACTTTATTGAAGTTCCATTTACAGAAGTTCAAGAAGAAATTAAGAAAAAGGTTCCTCAAGGGTATTGGATGACGATTACGCGTCGTATGATGCTACGTTTAACCGATGCGGTACGTGAATTGCGTAAAGGATTAATCATTTTAAACGGAGAATCTTTAGGACAGGTCGCTTCACAAACCCTTCAAAGTATGGTTGCTATTAACGAAGTATCAAATACACCAATCATTCGTCCCGTAGCTACGATGGATAAGTTAGAAATTATTGAAGTGGCACAACAAATTGATACCTTTGAATTGGCGATTCAGCCATTTGAAGACTGCTGCACAATTTTCGCTCCACCGCAACCGAAAACACGTCCTCGTTTAGATAAAGTTCATCATTATGAAGAACGATTGGATATTGAAGGAATGATGGAACGTGCGCTAGCTGGCTTGAAGGTGGAAGAGATTACGCCTGAATCTGCTGAACAAGCGGATGAGTTTACTGATTTCTTATAA
- the tpx gene encoding thiol peroxidase, whose amino-acid sequence MNITRKGEVLEVPGTQLKTGDKAADFSLKDLGDKQYTLQNFAGKPTILSVVPDIDTRICALQTKRFNIEASQIEGINFATISNNTKEEQANWCGQEGVEMVMLHDPENTFGESYSILIPELNRYARVIYVLDQEGVIRYEEIVPEMAQEPDYEKALAAAKALV is encoded by the coding sequence ATGAATATTACCCGTAAAGGTGAAGTACTAGAAGTACCTGGCACACAATTAAAGACTGGCGACAAGGCAGCAGATTTTTCATTGAAAGATTTAGGTGACAAGCAATATACCTTACAAAATTTTGCTGGTAAGCCAACGATTCTGTCGGTTGTTCCAGATATCGATACACGTATATGTGCGCTTCAAACAAAACGTTTCAACATCGAAGCAAGTCAAATTGAAGGCATCAATTTTGCGACGATTTCAAACAATACAAAAGAAGAACAAGCCAACTGGTGTGGTCAAGAAGGTGTGGAAATGGTTATGTTACATGATCCTGAAAACACATTTGGAGAAAGCTATAGTATTTTAATCCCAGAATTAAATCGTTATGCGCGTGTGATTTATGTGCTTGATCAAGAAGGCGTTATTCGCTATGAAGAAATTGTTCCTGAAATGGCGCAAGAGCCCGACTACGAAAAAGCACTTGCTGCTGCAAAAGCGTTAGTGTAA